Proteins from one Procambarus clarkii isolate CNS0578487 chromosome 8, FALCON_Pclarkii_2.0, whole genome shotgun sequence genomic window:
- the LOC123762368 gene encoding uncharacterized protein has protein sequence MERLGAHDVAQLLRNEIKTLGSGGYGTVTLVNWHGEQAALKVANCADPANSFKREAQVLSALKGAGGAPLLLGVSHDSPALLTTYKGDTNLDNVICDPRYDVVQIGFKIGLKLLHIHTKGYIHNDIKPDNVMI, from the coding sequence ATGGAGCGTCTTGGGGCTCACGACGTGGCGCAGCTCCTGAGGAACGAGATAAAAACTCTGGGGTCTGGCGGCTACGGTACAGTGACCCTTGTTAACTGGCACGGAGAGCAGGCCGCACTTAAAGTGGCCAACTGTGCTGACCCCGCTAACAGCTTCAAGCGCGAAGCCCAAGTGCTGTCGGCGCTGAAGGGGGCTGGCGGCGCGCCCCTCCTACTGGGGGTGTCCCACGACTCCCCAGCTCTTCTCACGACATATAAAGGGGACACCAACCTGGACAACGTTATATGCGACCCACGATACGACGTAGTGCAGATTGGGTTCAAGATTGGACTAAAATTACTACATATCCACACAAAAGGCTATATCCACAATGATATAAAACCGGATAATGTTATGATTTAA